The Nocardia sp. NBC_01503 sequence GCGACGGTCGTCTTCCCGACTCCACCTTTGCCCATGCACAGGATCAGGCACGGACCGTCTGCCTCGATGTCGTCGACCAACTGCGCCAACGATGCGTGTACAGAGACGTTCGGTGCGGTGGCGGTGGCCTGCGAGGGCGGAGTGGGGTCGAAAAAGGTGGTCAGGGCGTCGGTGCCGACGATGTTGGCTGGTTTGAGTTCGATGAGGTCGCGCGGGAGGTCCGCGACGGTGTCGGGCATGGCCGCGAGCGCGGCGCGTTCACGGCGGTGGACGGCGGCGGCGAGCGGGTCGGTGGCCTGGATGGTGTCGGGCAGGACGCCGTTGACGACGACGTACTGGTTGTTCATGCCGATGGCGGCGAGTTCCGTTCGGGTGCGGGCGATTTCGGCTAGCGCCGAGCGGGAGGGCCGGGCGACCAGGATGACTCGGGTGCGGTGCGGGTCGGCGAGCGTGGTGACCGCTGCGGCGTAGACGGCCTTGTGCCTGTCCAGCCCCGACAGTGGCCCCAGGCAGGTGGCATCGCCACCGCCGGTGAGGAATTGGCTCCAGTTCCCGGGCAGTTGCAGCAGCCGGATGGTGTGCCCGGTGGGTGCGGTGTCGAACAGGATGTGGTCATAGCCGCCGGTTTCGTCGGTGAGAAGCATGGTGAACTCGTTGAACGAGGCGATCTCGGTGGTGCACGAACCCGACAATTGTTCGGTCATCGCCGCGATATCGGTGTCGGGGATCGTGCCGCGCAGCGGCTCGATGATCCGTTCCCGGTATGCCCGCACGGCCTGCTCGGGGTCGATCTCGAGCGCCCACAGACCGTTCACGCCCGGAATCGCGGTGACCGTGATGCCGATCGCCAGCCCGAACACTTGACCCACGTTCGAGGCCGGATCGGTGGAAACCAGCAGCACCCGCTTGCCCGCGCGCGCCAACTTCACCGCCGCCGCACAGGCGATCGAAGTCTTGCCAACACCACCCTTACCGGTGAAGAACAAGAACCGCGGAGCATCAGCGAGGAACTTCATGACGGCCATCGACTCCAACACCTCTCGGTCACCACAGACAACGGACTCAAACTCGACCCGCCTCCATCCGACCGCACCGGCCCACCGTGCGGGCAGAGCCGAACGTCACCGACAACCAGGTCGAACAGCAACAATCCCACAGCGTGCGGCGGGGTCGTTTCAGGTGCGGCAGATGGGATGCCGACCTCGGCCTGGTGCGGGAGGCCGGTGCGGGGGGCGAACAATCGATTCGGCTCGGCGTTCACCGTCGCGATCTACTCGCCGAGGTTGCCGGTGGCCGGGAAGCGGGTGGCGGGCAGGGTGTTGTCGATCCAGCTGGTGATGCCGTCGGTCCAGGCGGCGATCGCGGTCCAATCACGTAGGTCGCCGAGGGGACAGCCGAAGAGTCGGACCAGCAGCCGGGTCCGCAAGTCGGGCGGACGGGCGACGACGCCGGCGAAGGCGCGGTATTCGTTGCTGTCGACCGCGGTTCGGCATTCGGTGATCTCGGGTGGAGTGATCCGCTTGAAGATCGCTCCTACCGGACCATGCAGCGCGGGGCCCATTCCGGCGCTGAACAACCAGTTCGGTTGCTGTTTCAGGGTGGCGGCATGGCGTTGGATGTAGTCGGCGAAGCCGGGCAGGAAACGGCCGTTGTGGATGGCACTGCCCAGCACCACCGCCGCGAACAGGCCGGGGTCGGGTGCGCGGTCGACGGGTTCGACACGGACGTGTAACTGCTTGTCCCGCATGCGTTGTGCCATGAACTCGGCCATCTGGGCGGTCGAACCCGCCGCGGACGCGTAGACGATGAGCACCGCATGTTCGATACGGTGGTTGTTGTCGGAGGTCATAGGGCAACCCTCCGCCGGATCCGGTCTCCTGAGCAGGGTCGTCAGTCCCATTACCGGATCGACGTTCGTCACCGGAATTGCTTGTGGGCGAGCGGGATCCAATCGAACCGCAGAAGATTTCACTCGGCCGATCGGTCCGCGCAGCTGGCGATCCAGCTCATGATCGACCCTGTGCTAGTTTCGCGAGCGTAACTCGCGCTCGATCTCCGCACCGGTCACCGGACGATGGGTGTAGATGGTGATCGCGTCGAGCAGCAACAGCACTCCCCACCCGGCGATCACCCAGCCGGGCCAGAAATACCCTAACCCGGTAACGGCCCATACGCCGACCAGGAACAGGTTGACCACCACATAGGCGATCACATCGGCCCGCAGCTTGTGCTTCCGTTCCACTCGCCTTCGCGCCCAATCTCTTTCATCGGTCGTCCAGGCCGACTCCCCGGAATCTGCGACGTGGCGTGTCCCGCGATCGACAGGATCTTTATCGAAAGTCATCACACCTACCTCGAGTTCGGTGCGAATCTCTTCTCCAGCTTGGCTTGTCGCCGCCGTGCACCCAAGGGGCGAAAGTCCCGACGGATTCCGACATGGACCCCGATTCGAATATCGCTGTGCGGGTGCATAAATGGCCCGCAGCGAATTCTCTCGTACACCCCGAGCGCACTACCGTCGTCCAGGCGACTCCAGGGTTGTTCGACCCTATCGGCCGCAGATACTCGGATCACCGTGTGTGAACCGAGTGCTGCGTATGAGCGGAACCGACACCGAATTCATCCTGCCCGACCAGCGTTCATAACGATTCCGGTTCCGACCCCTCCGGACACACCACGAAGGGCTCTCCTCGACGCCGGGGAGAGCCCTTCTCTCGTCCCGATCGCGGACTACTGGAAACCGCAGATGAAGGGGCTGC is a genomic window containing:
- a CDS encoding 2TM domain-containing protein — translated: MERKHKLRADVIAYVVVNLFLVGVWAVTGLGYFWPGWVIAGWGVLLLLDAITIYTHRPVTGAEIERELRSRN
- the arsA gene encoding arsenical pump-driving ATPase — translated: MAVMKFLADAPRFLFFTGKGGVGKTSIACAAAVKLARAGKRVLLVSTDPASNVGQVFGLAIGITVTAIPGVNGLWALEIDPEQAVRAYRERIIEPLRGTIPDTDIAAMTEQLSGSCTTEIASFNEFTMLLTDETGGYDHILFDTAPTGHTIRLLQLPGNWSQFLTGGGDATCLGPLSGLDRHKAVYAAAVTTLADPHRTRVILVARPSRSALAEIARTRTELAAIGMNNQYVVVNGVLPDTIQATDPLAAAVHRRERAALAAMPDTVADLPRDLIELKPANIVGTDALTTFFDPTPPSQATATAPNVSVHASLAQLVDDIEADGPCLILCMGKGGVGKTTVAAAVAVALARRGHDVHLSTTDPAANLAETLEGSIEHLRLSRIDPTQAVQDYRARVMATKGAALDDAGRAALAEDLLSPCTDEVAVFQAFSHVIAESRRRFVVIDTAPTGHTLLLLDATGSYHRDIARQLAPGIRFTTPLMRLRDPASTKVLLITLAETTPVLEALDLQRDLERAGIHPWAWIINNSLTAAAPGDPLLQRRANAELAPIGQVTRHAQRYAVIPALAIEPVGIPALTALTDTTATLKVREPH
- a CDS encoding flavodoxin domain-containing protein, with translation MTSDNNHRIEHAVLIVYASAAGSTAQMAEFMAQRMRDKQLHVRVEPVDRAPDPGLFAAVVLGSAIHNGRFLPGFADYIQRHAATLKQQPNWLFSAGMGPALHGPVGAIFKRITPPEITECRTAVDSNEYRAFAGVVARPPDLRTRLLVRLFGCPLGDLRDWTAIAAWTDGITSWIDNTLPATRFPATGNLGE